One segment of Vibrio gazogenes DNA contains the following:
- the carA gene encoding glutamine-hydrolyzing carbamoyl-phosphate synthase small subunit: MSKSALLVLEDGTVFHGLSIGADGVSVGEVVFNTSMTGYQEILTDPSYSQQIVTLTYPHIGNTGTNSEDEESSDIHAQGLIIRDLPLIASNFRSEQTLSEYLKGRNIVGIADIDTRKLTRILREKGAQSGCIMAGDNLDESLALAKAKEFPGLKGMDLAKVVTTKEAYEWTQGSWSLASGFPQAKNQSELPYHIVAYDFGAKRNILRMLVDRGCRLTVVPAETPAETVLAMNPDGIFLSNGPGDPEPCTYAIEATQTFLEKEIPLFGICLGHQILALASGAKTIKMKFGHHGANHPVKDIERDVVMITSQNHGFAADETSLPATLKATHKSLFDGSLQGIHRTDKPAFSFQGHPEASPGPHDAAPLFDHFIELIQQNRA, encoded by the coding sequence TTGAGCAAGTCAGCACTGTTAGTCCTAGAAGATGGGACAGTGTTCCACGGACTGTCCATTGGCGCAGATGGCGTCTCCGTTGGTGAAGTCGTTTTTAATACCTCGATGACGGGGTACCAAGAAATCCTCACTGATCCTTCCTACTCTCAACAAATTGTCACACTGACTTATCCCCACATTGGTAATACAGGCACCAACTCAGAAGATGAAGAATCCTCAGACATTCATGCCCAAGGACTCATCATTCGTGATTTGCCATTGATTGCGTCGAACTTCAGAAGTGAGCAAACCCTATCTGAGTATTTGAAGGGCCGAAATATCGTTGGTATCGCGGACATCGACACACGAAAATTGACTCGGATCCTGCGTGAAAAAGGTGCTCAAAGCGGTTGTATTATGGCCGGTGATAATTTGGATGAGTCACTTGCTTTAGCAAAAGCGAAAGAGTTTCCCGGCCTGAAAGGCATGGATTTGGCAAAAGTCGTGACGACCAAAGAAGCTTATGAGTGGACTCAAGGATCTTGGTCTTTGGCAAGTGGATTCCCTCAGGCTAAAAATCAAAGTGAGCTTCCTTATCATATCGTTGCATACGATTTTGGCGCCAAGAGAAATATTCTGCGGATGTTGGTTGACCGCGGATGCCGTCTGACCGTGGTTCCGGCAGAAACTCCAGCGGAAACGGTTTTAGCAATGAATCCTGATGGTATTTTCCTGTCGAATGGGCCAGGGGATCCGGAACCTTGTACATACGCCATTGAAGCGACGCAAACCTTTTTGGAAAAAGAGATTCCACTGTTTGGTATCTGTTTGGGTCATCAAATCCTCGCACTGGCATCCGGTGCAAAAACGATCAAAATGAAGTTCGGTCATCATGGTGCGAACCATCCGGTCAAAGATATCGAGCGGGATGTCGTAATGATTACCTCGCAAAACCACGGCTTTGCTGCGGATGAAACCAGTTTGCCGGCAACGCTGAAAGCGACCCACAAATCATTATTTGACGGTTCCCTTCAGGGCATTCATCGTACTGATAAACCAGCGTTTAGTTTCCAGGGGCATCCCGAAGCGAGCCCCGGGCCACATGATGCAGCGCCTCTATTTGATCACTTTATTGAACTTATCCAACAAAACCGTGCTTAA
- the dapB gene encoding 4-hydroxy-tetrahydrodipicolinate reductase, producing the protein MVKIAIAGAAGRMGRNLVKATHHHDAATVGVGSERPESSLVGVDIGELCGEGHFGVTLVDNLESAIDQFDVIIDFTSPVSTLANIALCKNYGKSIVIGTTGFSDSEIAQIHQAAQDIPVVMAPNYSVGVNLVFKLLEKAAKVMGSYCDIEIIEAHHRHKVDAPSGTALGMGEAIAHAMGNELKDVAVYAREGITGERSREEIGFATIRAGDIVGEHTAMFADLGERVEISHKASDRMTFANGAVKAAIWLSDKPAGFYTMTDVLSLNQL; encoded by the coding sequence ATGGTTAAAATTGCAATAGCAGGTGCTGCTGGTCGCATGGGGCGTAATCTCGTCAAAGCTACACATCATCATGATGCCGCAACTGTAGGAGTGGGTTCTGAACGTCCGGAATCATCATTGGTAGGTGTTGATATCGGAGAGTTATGTGGTGAGGGACACTTTGGTGTCACATTGGTTGATAATCTGGAAAGTGCAATTGATCAATTCGACGTTATTATTGATTTCACGTCACCCGTGAGCACCTTGGCAAATATCGCGTTATGTAAAAATTATGGCAAAAGTATTGTCATTGGTACAACTGGATTTTCTGACTCTGAAATTGCCCAAATTCATCAGGCTGCACAAGATATTCCCGTTGTCATGGCGCCTAATTATAGTGTTGGTGTGAATTTGGTATTCAAACTCTTGGAAAAAGCCGCCAAGGTGATGGGCAGTTATTGTGATATCGAAATCATTGAAGCTCACCATCGTCACAAAGTCGATGCACCGTCCGGGACTGCTTTAGGGATGGGAGAAGCAATTGCTCATGCAATGGGTAATGAACTGAAAGATGTTGCCGTCTATGCCAGAGAAGGAATTACGGGTGAAAGGAGCCGGGAAGAAATTGGCTTTGCGACGATTCGGGCCGGAGATATTGTTGGTGAACACACCGCGATGTTTGCTGATCTGGGGGAGCGTGTTGAAATTTCACATAAAGCTTCTGACCGGATGACTTTTGCCAATGGCGCTGTGAAAGCTGCGATCTGGTTATCAGATAAACCTGCTGGCTTTTATACGATGACGGATGTCCTTTCTCTTAATCAACTTTAA
- the mutT gene encoding 8-oxo-dGTP diphosphatase MutT yields MKRTHIVAAIIFNQEQSQVYITKRPAHLHKGGFWEFPGGKVESGESIEAAIHRELDEEIGIDVVVQHPYQHLTHDYPDKSLVFDFISVTDFTGTPYGREGQEGQWVSIAALVDYQFPEANLPIVEQLIHDFSR; encoded by the coding sequence ATGAAAAGAACACATATTGTTGCTGCGATCATTTTCAATCAGGAGCAATCACAAGTTTATATTACGAAACGGCCTGCTCATCTACATAAAGGTGGATTCTGGGAGTTTCCCGGCGGCAAAGTTGAGAGCGGGGAGTCGATTGAAGCAGCGATTCACCGTGAGTTAGACGAAGAAATCGGCATTGACGTTGTTGTGCAACATCCATATCAGCATCTGACTCATGATTATCCGGATAAATCACTGGTGTTTGATTTTATTTCGGTGACGGATTTTACCGGCACGCCTTATGGCAGAGAAGGTCAGGAAGGGCAATGGGTTTCTATTGCTGCGTTGGTTGACTATCAATTTCCGGAAGCGAATTTACCTATCGTTGAACAACTCATTCATGACTTTTCCCGTTGA
- the secA gene encoding preprotein translocase subunit SecA, protein MITKLLTKVIGSRNDRTLRRLRKIVKEINNYEPAYEAFSDEDLKAKTIEFRERLAQGETLDQLLPEAFATVREASKRVFGMRHFDVQLIGGMVLNGGQIAEMRTGEGKTLTATLAAYLNALPGHGVHVVTVNDYLAKRDAETNRALFEFLGMTVGVNVPGMMPQEKQEAYLADIIYGTNNEFGFDYLRDNMAFRKEDRVQRARFFAIVDEVDSILIDEARTPLIISGPAEDSSELYTRINTLIPSLKRQEKEDSEEYRGDEHYTVDEKVKQVYLTETGQEYVEELLVKNGLMNEGDTLYSPANISLLHHVNAALRAHVLFEKDVDYIVSNEGEVIIVDEHTGRTMPGRRWSDGLHQAVEAKEGVKIQNENQTLASITFQNYFRLYEKLSGMTGTADTEAFEFQTIYGLETVVIPTNKPMIRDDMADVVYRTETEKFAAIIEDIKERVQKGQPILVGTISIEKSELLSQALKKAKVKHNVLNAKFHEKEAEIVAEAGKPGSVTIATNMAGRGTDIVLGGSWQSKVDALDNPTQEQIDQIKAEWQKVHEQVLEAGGLHIIGTERHESRRIDNQLRGRSGRQGDAGSSRFYLSMEDALLRIFTSDRMAGLIQSGMDEGEAIESKLLSRSIEKAQRKVEGRNFDIRKQLLEYDDVANDQRKVVYELRDELMEAEDIQEMLEQNRFDVFTAVIDEYIPPQSLEDMWDIEGLHNRLKLDFDLNLPIQEWLDEDDKLYEEVLRERIIAEAVKVYREKETLVGVEVLRNFEKSVMLQTLDTLWKEHLAAMDHLRQGIHLRGYAQKNPKQEYKRESFELFEGLLDSLKSDVITILSKVRVQQPEEVDEMEARRQAQVEEAARHAQAQHAASDSLQGDESHEGHQPLVREEKKVGRNEPCPCGSGKKYKQCHGRIA, encoded by the coding sequence ATGATAACTAAGCTACTGACTAAGGTTATTGGTAGCCGCAATGACAGAACATTGCGACGCCTGAGAAAAATTGTTAAAGAAATCAATAATTATGAACCTGCTTATGAAGCGTTCTCTGATGAAGATTTAAAAGCGAAAACGATTGAATTTCGGGAGCGCTTAGCTCAGGGAGAAACACTCGATCAACTCCTTCCTGAAGCGTTTGCGACGGTGCGCGAAGCATCGAAACGCGTGTTCGGTATGCGCCATTTTGATGTTCAGTTGATTGGTGGGATGGTGCTTAATGGCGGGCAAATCGCCGAGATGCGTACCGGTGAAGGGAAAACTCTGACAGCGACTCTAGCTGCTTACCTGAACGCTTTACCAGGACATGGTGTCCATGTCGTTACCGTGAACGATTATCTTGCCAAACGGGATGCTGAAACCAACCGGGCGCTGTTTGAGTTTTTGGGTATGACCGTTGGTGTCAATGTCCCCGGAATGATGCCTCAAGAGAAGCAAGAAGCCTATCTGGCCGATATTATTTATGGGACAAACAATGAGTTCGGCTTCGACTATTTGCGCGATAATATGGCGTTTCGTAAAGAAGATCGCGTTCAGAGAGCTCGCTTTTTCGCGATAGTCGATGAGGTGGACTCTATTCTGATTGATGAAGCCAGAACGCCATTGATTATTTCCGGTCCTGCTGAAGACAGTTCTGAGTTGTACACTCGCATTAATACCTTGATTCCTTCGCTGAAAAGGCAAGAAAAAGAAGATTCGGAAGAGTATCGAGGCGATGAGCACTACACCGTTGATGAAAAAGTGAAACAGGTCTACCTGACAGAAACCGGGCAAGAATATGTCGAGGAACTGTTGGTGAAAAATGGCCTGATGAATGAAGGGGATACCCTATACTCTCCGGCGAATATCAGCTTGCTCCATCATGTGAATGCAGCGCTTAGAGCACATGTTTTGTTTGAGAAAGATGTCGATTACATCGTTTCAAACGAAGGTGAAGTGATCATCGTCGATGAACATACAGGACGGACAATGCCCGGTCGTCGCTGGTCTGATGGTTTGCATCAGGCCGTTGAAGCCAAAGAAGGGGTGAAAATCCAAAATGAGAATCAGACACTAGCTTCGATCACCTTCCAGAACTACTTCCGTCTCTATGAAAAACTGTCAGGTATGACCGGGACTGCCGATACAGAAGCATTCGAATTCCAGACTATTTATGGTTTGGAGACGGTGGTCATCCCAACCAATAAACCGATGATTCGTGATGATATGGCGGACGTGGTTTATCGGACTGAAACCGAAAAATTCGCAGCGATCATTGAAGATATTAAAGAGCGGGTACAAAAAGGGCAGCCCATCCTAGTCGGGACGATTTCAATTGAGAAATCCGAGCTTCTGTCTCAGGCGCTGAAAAAGGCCAAAGTAAAACACAATGTATTGAATGCTAAGTTTCACGAAAAAGAGGCTGAAATTGTTGCTGAAGCGGGTAAGCCTGGTTCTGTTACGATTGCAACCAATATGGCCGGTCGTGGGACGGATATCGTTTTAGGTGGGAGTTGGCAGTCAAAAGTTGATGCTCTGGATAATCCGACTCAAGAACAGATTGATCAAATCAAAGCGGAATGGCAAAAAGTACATGAACAGGTACTTGAAGCCGGTGGTTTGCATATTATCGGTACCGAGCGACATGAATCTCGCCGGATCGATAACCAGTTGAGAGGCCGTTCTGGCCGTCAAGGGGATGCGGGTTCATCGCGTTTCTATCTTTCAATGGAAGATGCACTACTGAGAATCTTTACTTCGGATCGAATGGCTGGCCTGATTCAAAGTGGGATGGATGAAGGCGAAGCGATTGAAAGTAAACTGCTGTCTCGCTCTATAGAAAAAGCACAACGTAAGGTTGAAGGACGCAACTTCGATATCCGTAAACAGTTGCTGGAATATGATGATGTTGCCAATGATCAGCGTAAGGTCGTCTATGAGCTTCGTGATGAGTTGATGGAAGCGGAAGACATTCAGGAAATGCTCGAGCAGAACCGTTTCGATGTTTTCACTGCTGTCATTGATGAATACATTCCACCGCAGTCTCTGGAAGACATGTGGGATATTGAGGGATTACACAATCGTCTGAAGCTCGATTTTGATCTGAACTTGCCGATTCAGGAATGGCTGGATGAAGATGATAAGCTGTATGAAGAAGTACTTCGTGAGCGTATCATTGCCGAAGCGGTCAAAGTCTACCGAGAGAAAGAAACATTAGTTGGCGTAGAAGTACTGCGTAATTTCGAAAAATCCGTCATGCTACAAACGCTGGATACATTATGGAAAGAACATTTGGCAGCGATGGATCATCTACGACAGGGGATTCATTTACGTGGATATGCGCAAAAGAACCCTAAGCAGGAATATAAACGCGAGTCGTTTGAACTGTTTGAAGGTCTGCTGGACTCTCTGAAATCTGATGTGATTACAATTCTGTCAAAAGTTCGGGTGCAACAACCTGAAGAAGTTGATGAGATGGAAGCACGTCGTCAAGCACAGGTTGAAGAGGCGGCTCGTCATGCGCAAGCACAACACGCAGCTAGCGATTCCTTACAAGGCGACGAATCACATGAAGGCCATCAGCCACTGGTTCGTGAAGAGAAAAAAGTTGGACGTAATGAGCCTTGTCCATGTGGTAGCGGCAAAAAATACAAGCAGTGCCACGGACGTATTGCATAA
- a CDS encoding DUF721 domain-containing protein, giving the protein MRNHRPTATNELISHSKLKEIQKHAESINQLSQIILPLLPKGSQPYVRVANLRRSHLVLEVASAAIKMKVDYERLQILSHLRNQGFAHLISLEVVINPSIYRIKSSSDEEKAPKNPRIISSQTADLLKCIADHASPKVKKRLENIACLANKKNE; this is encoded by the coding sequence ATGAGAAACCACCGCCCGACTGCGACGAATGAATTAATCAGCCATTCAAAGCTGAAAGAAATTCAGAAACATGCTGAGTCAATCAATCAGCTCAGTCAGATTATTTTACCACTGCTGCCAAAGGGCTCTCAGCCTTATGTCCGTGTGGCAAATCTTCGCCGCAGTCATTTAGTGCTGGAAGTGGCGAGTGCGGCAATCAAGATGAAAGTAGACTATGAGCGCTTACAAATCCTGAGCCATTTGCGCAATCAGGGATTTGCTCACCTGATCAGTCTCGAAGTAGTGATCAACCCATCAATTTATCGAATCAAATCATCTTCAGATGAAGAGAAAGCGCCTAAAAATCCACGAATAATTTCTTCTCAAACGGCAGATCTACTCAAATGCATTGCGGATCATGCTTCACCGAAAGTGAAAAAAAGACTAGAAAATATTGCCTGTCTTGCCAACAAGAAAAACGAGTAA
- the lpxC gene encoding UDP-3-O-acyl-N-acetylglucosamine deacetylase: protein MIRQRTLKEIVKTTGVGLHSGRKVTLTLRPAAANTGIIYRRTDVTPPVDFPANPEDVRDTMLCTALVNDEGIRISTVEHLNAALAGMGIDNAVVEVDAPEIPIMDGSASPFVFLLQQAGIEVQNAPKRFIRVKKPVRFEDGDKWAELVPYQGFRMDFEIDFNHPAIESDEQRLLFDFSSQSFVRDISRARTFGFMRDIEYLQSQNLCLGGSFDCAIVLDDYRILNEDGLRFANEFVTHKVLDAIGDLYMCGHSIVGEFRAYKSGHGLNNQLLRALLADQEAWEWATFGEDVGSPVAFADPSTVLA, encoded by the coding sequence ATGATCAGACAACGTACGTTGAAAGAGATAGTGAAAACAACTGGGGTGGGACTTCACTCTGGTCGAAAAGTCACGTTAACTCTTCGCCCTGCCGCTGCAAACACCGGTATCATTTATCGCCGAACTGACGTAACACCGCCTGTTGATTTTCCGGCAAACCCAGAAGATGTACGTGACACTATGTTGTGCACCGCGCTTGTGAATGACGAAGGCATCCGAATTTCTACCGTGGAGCATTTGAATGCTGCTCTTGCAGGGATGGGAATCGATAATGCGGTGGTTGAAGTCGATGCGCCGGAAATTCCGATTATGGACGGGAGTGCCAGCCCATTTGTGTTTCTTTTACAGCAAGCTGGCATTGAAGTTCAGAATGCGCCGAAGCGATTCATTCGGGTGAAGAAGCCTGTTCGTTTTGAAGATGGTGATAAATGGGCCGAGCTCGTTCCTTATCAAGGTTTTCGGATGGATTTTGAGATTGACTTTAACCATCCAGCAATTGAATCCGATGAGCAGCGACTATTATTTGACTTTTCATCTCAATCGTTTGTTCGGGATATTTCCCGGGCGAGAACATTCGGTTTCATGCGTGATATTGAATACCTACAGTCACAGAATCTTTGTCTGGGCGGTAGTTTCGATTGTGCAATCGTTCTGGATGATTATCGAATTCTAAATGAAGATGGACTTCGTTTTGCGAATGAATTTGTCACACATAAAGTGTTGGATGCCATTGGCGATCTATACATGTGTGGTCATTCTATCGTCGGTGAATTTAGAGCTTACAAATCAGGACACGGTCTGAATAATCAATTGCTACGTGCACTTCTAGCAGACCAAGAAGCATGGGAATGGGCGACGTTTGGTGAAGACGTTGGTTCTCCGGTTGCTTTCGCCGATCCAAGTACGGTATTGGCTTAA
- the ftsZ gene encoding cell division protein FtsZ translates to MFEPMMEMSDDAVIKVVGVGGGGGNAVEHMVRESIEGVEFISVNTDAQALRKTSVSAVIQIGGDITKGLGAGANPQVGRDAALEDKEKIKEYLTGADMVFIAAGMGGGTGTGAAPVIAEVAKELGVLTVAVVTKPFSFEGKKRLAFAEQGIEELSKHVDSLITIPNEKLLKVLGRGITLLEAFASANDVLKNAVQGIAELITRPGMINVDFADVRTVMSEMGHAMMGSGVAKGEDRAEEAAEMAISSPLLEDIDLAGARGVLVNITAGLDMRLDEFETVGNTVKAFASDNATVVIGTSLDPDMADEIRVTVVATGIGNEKKPDITLVAGGKANAQTASTQQQAASPQQSGVSHVAAKTEEKVAPKLQGNVESKSQPSSANSQGAGQSTAPKEKESGYLDIPAFLRRQAD, encoded by the coding sequence ATGTTTGAACCGATGATGGAAATGTCTGACGATGCTGTAATTAAAGTCGTTGGAGTTGGTGGCGGCGGCGGTAACGCTGTAGAACACATGGTGCGTGAATCCATCGAAGGCGTGGAATTCATCAGTGTTAACACAGATGCGCAGGCACTTCGTAAAACGAGTGTAAGTGCTGTAATTCAAATTGGTGGTGATATCACCAAAGGGTTAGGTGCTGGTGCAAATCCTCAAGTGGGGCGTGATGCTGCTCTTGAAGATAAAGAAAAAATTAAAGAATACCTAACGGGTGCCGATATGGTGTTTATCGCAGCTGGTATGGGTGGCGGAACCGGTACTGGAGCGGCACCAGTGATTGCTGAAGTCGCAAAAGAACTGGGCGTATTAACAGTTGCTGTGGTCACCAAGCCGTTTAGCTTTGAAGGAAAGAAACGACTCGCCTTTGCAGAACAAGGCATCGAAGAGTTATCAAAACATGTTGACTCTTTGATTACGATTCCGAATGAGAAGCTGCTAAAGGTCTTGGGACGCGGTATCACGTTACTTGAAGCCTTTGCCAGTGCGAACGACGTATTGAAGAATGCAGTTCAGGGGATTGCTGAATTGATTACCCGCCCCGGCATGATCAACGTGGACTTTGCAGATGTGAGAACAGTCATGTCTGAAATGGGACACGCAATGATGGGGAGTGGTGTCGCAAAAGGCGAAGACCGGGCAGAAGAAGCCGCTGAAATGGCTATCTCCAGTCCGCTGTTGGAAGATATCGATCTTGCTGGCGCACGAGGCGTACTGGTTAACATTACCGCTGGTCTTGATATGCGTCTGGATGAGTTTGAGACGGTTGGTAATACAGTAAAAGCATTTGCTTCGGATAACGCAACCGTGGTTATCGGTACCTCGCTTGACCCGGATATGGCTGATGAGATTCGTGTGACGGTTGTTGCAACAGGCATCGGCAATGAGAAAAAACCGGATATCACGCTTGTTGCCGGTGGCAAAGCAAACGCTCAGACAGCGAGCACTCAACAGCAAGCTGCGTCACCACAGCAAAGTGGTGTTTCTCATGTTGCTGCGAAGACGGAAGAGAAAGTGGCCCCGAAATTGCAAGGAAATGTTGAGTCAAAATCTCAGCCTTCATCGGCAAATTCTCAAGGCGCTGGTCAGAGTACAGCTCCGAAAGAGAAAGAAAGTGGTTATCTTGATATTCCGGCTTTTTTACGTCGTCAGGCTGATTGA
- the ftsA gene encoding cell division protein FtsA has product MTKMTDDNIIVGLDVGTATVSALVGEILPDGQINIIGAGTSPSRGMDKGGVNDLESVVKSVQRAIDQAELMAECQISNVFLSISGKHIASRIEKGMGTISEEEVSQEDMDRAIHTAKSIKIGDEQRILHVIPQEFTIDYQEGIKNPLGLSGVRMEVSVHLISCHNDMARNIIKAVERCGLKVEQLVYSGLAASNAVITEDERELGVCVVDIGAGTMDIAIWTGGALRHTEVFSYAGNAVTSDIAFAFGTPVSDAEEIKVKYGCALSELVSKDDTVNVPSVGGRPSRSLQRQTLSEVIEPRYTELMGLVHQTIDTVQEKLRSEGIKHHLAAGVVLTGGAAQIEGLVECAERVFRNQVRVGKPLEVSGLTDYVKEPYHSTAVGLLHYARDSQISDETEYSEPKRQSMSGLFGRLRNWIQKEF; this is encoded by the coding sequence ATGACAAAAATGACCGATGACAACATAATTGTAGGTCTCGATGTTGGCACGGCAACTGTTTCTGCTTTGGTCGGAGAAATATTGCCTGATGGGCAGATTAATATCATCGGCGCAGGGACAAGCCCATCCAGAGGTATGGATAAGGGTGGTGTGAATGATTTGGAATCGGTTGTAAAGTCTGTTCAGCGAGCGATCGACCAAGCTGAACTGATGGCGGAATGTCAGATTAGCAATGTCTTTTTATCAATCTCTGGTAAACATATTGCGAGTCGAATTGAAAAGGGAATGGGAACCATTTCTGAGGAAGAAGTCTCTCAGGAAGATATGGATCGGGCTATTCATACTGCGAAATCAATTAAGATTGGTGATGAGCAGCGAATTCTGCACGTCATTCCCCAAGAGTTTACGATCGATTACCAAGAGGGAATTAAAAATCCACTTGGTTTATCAGGTGTGCGCATGGAAGTCAGTGTACATCTTATATCCTGTCATAATGATATGGCCAGAAATATCATTAAGGCTGTCGAGCGTTGTGGGTTGAAGGTTGAACAACTGGTCTATTCAGGACTAGCTGCCAGCAACGCCGTGATCACTGAAGACGAGCGAGAACTCGGTGTCTGTGTGGTCGATATTGGTGCTGGAACGATGGATATTGCAATCTGGACCGGCGGAGCTCTGCGCCATACGGAAGTTTTTTCGTATGCCGGCAATGCTGTGACCAGTGATATTGCATTTGCATTCGGGACGCCAGTCAGCGATGCTGAAGAGATAAAAGTAAAATATGGATGTGCATTGAGCGAGTTAGTCAGTAAAGATGACACGGTTAATGTACCCAGTGTCGGAGGACGTCCTTCCCGTAGTTTGCAGCGTCAAACTCTGTCGGAAGTGATAGAGCCTCGCTACACTGAATTAATGGGACTGGTTCATCAGACTATCGATACTGTGCAGGAAAAATTACGATCCGAAGGGATCAAACATCATTTAGCTGCCGGGGTCGTTCTGACGGGTGGTGCTGCTCAGATTGAAGGACTGGTCGAGTGTGCGGAACGTGTTTTCCGCAATCAGGTTCGTGTAGGAAAGCCACTTGAAGTGAGTGGACTCACGGACTACGTGAAAGAGCCGTATCATTCTACGGCGGTTGGTTTACTTCATTATGCAAGGGATAGTCAAATTAGCGACGAGACGGAATATAGCGAACCTAAACGCCAATCGATGTCCGGACTATTTGGTCGTTTGCGTAATTGGATACAGAAAGAGTTTTAA
- a CDS encoding cell division protein FtsQ/DivIB has product MKQILMRSHQLSLSPWLRERVWGGIFLFSVTFFIGLLLYSALSWMWDEDRLPLSRIILQGHLKYVTAHDVQQAFASLEHVGTFMSQDVDQLQRSVQMIPWVEHASIRKQWPDTIKVFLTEHQVQAIWNGQSLLDEHGVVFHGDLGLVQGEHVKLYGPENSSVEVLDMWRKYNPEFQKLGLNISSLLLNERRAWQIILDNGIRLELGKESIKERIMRFVALYRYFGQKAEKISYIDLRYDTGAAVGWFSEQELDQENTTDDKNDR; this is encoded by the coding sequence ATGAAGCAAATATTAATGAGAAGCCATCAGTTGTCACTGTCACCATGGCTCAGAGAACGAGTCTGGGGTGGGATTTTTCTGTTCTCGGTGACTTTCTTCATCGGATTGTTACTTTATTCTGCGTTAAGTTGGATGTGGGATGAAGACCGATTACCTCTGTCTCGAATCATTTTGCAGGGACACTTGAAGTATGTCACGGCACATGATGTCCAGCAGGCCTTTGCCTCGTTGGAGCACGTCGGAACATTTATGTCTCAGGATGTGGATCAGTTACAACGTAGTGTTCAAATGATCCCATGGGTTGAACATGCGTCGATTCGTAAGCAATGGCCTGATACGATTAAAGTGTTTCTGACTGAACACCAAGTTCAGGCGATATGGAATGGTCAGTCTCTTTTAGACGAACATGGTGTGGTGTTTCATGGCGATTTGGGGCTTGTGCAAGGGGAACATGTCAAATTATATGGCCCGGAAAATTCATCGGTTGAAGTACTTGATATGTGGCGAAAATATAACCCTGAGTTTCAAAAATTAGGATTGAATATTTCCTCTCTATTGCTTAATGAGCGAAGAGCTTGGCAGATTATACTGGATAACGGTATTCGCCTTGAGCTGGGGAAAGAATCAATCAAGGAGCGAATCATGAGGTTCGTTGCACTTTATCGTTATTTTGGTCAAAAAGCTGAAAAAATAAGCTATATTGACCTCAGATATGATACCGGGGCTGCTGTCGGGTGGTTTTCGGAACAAGAGTTAGATCAAGAGAATACAACGGATGACAAAAATGACCGATGA